The genome window GCATGAATAACGGCAGCGCTTCCACGGGGAGCGTGCGCAATGGCctgcaataaaacaaatgcaaatgcaattaaataaaaatcggtCAATACAATGTGCTCACATGATCAAAGCTATACTTACAACTTGGCCCGGTGTATGGTTGGCATGCTCTTGCGCAATGCGATTGTAAGCGTCCAAATGCTTACGCTTTGCTGCCTTGACGGCAGCGCTGTCTTCCAGCTGATGACTCAGCTGCGGATGGAAACCATGCTCATCGGCCACATACTGAACAGTGCGCACTTCGTTCTTGGGATCCACATAGGAGAAGGCACCACGGATGACACCAGATCCATCCGAGACCTCCGTATGCTGTCGATCTACATGGCCTGGTGCTCGGCCCGCCTGATAGCTGAACACATAGGGATTGACAGGAGCATGTGGCTCGGGGGTTGTgctcaaatgcaaatgtgacACATCGGCCTGAGTAACGCCCAATGCACAAATGGCGACCTTGCAGCATTAAGCCGGAAATTTAGTTGTAGTTTATGCTGAGTAATAGAGGCTATGTCGCTTACCAAGATTATAGACTGCTTCATGATATATATCAGACA of Drosophila nasuta strain 15112-1781.00 chromosome 3, ASM2355853v1, whole genome shotgun sequence contains these proteins:
- the LOC132790037 gene encoding uncharacterized protein LOC132790037, whose product is MKQSIILVAICALGVTQADVSHLHLSTTPEPHAPVNPYVFSYQAGRAPGHVDRQHTEVSDGSGVIRGAFSYVDPKNEVRTVQYVADEHGFHPQLSHQLEDSAAVKAAKRKHLDAYNRIAQEHANHTPGQVAIAHAPRGSAAVIHATQKHLSAFERIAAEHAAIGAQQEAQRLALAAQSEHSEYENGQYHP